The following are from one region of the Nostoc cf. commune SO-36 genome:
- a CDS encoding PIN domain-containing protein, with protein sequence MELAITTTHALRAGSLPIAHRDPFDRMIMAQAELESLLVITYDKAFQTGLIQVIPDLKLK encoded by the coding sequence ATCGAACTTGCCATCACCACAACACATGCGCTCAGAGCAGGAAGCCTACCGATCGCCCACCGAGATCCCTTTGATCGCATGATCATGGCTCAGGCTGAACTCGAAAGTTTACTTGTCATCACCTACGACAAAGCCTTCCAGACTGGACTGATTCAGGTAATTCCTGACCTTAAGCTCAAGTAA
- a CDS encoding Crp/Fnr family transcriptional regulator, which translates to MKNQLLAALPSEEYSRLVAYMEVVPLELKQELYLRNQPIKYVYFLNYGVASMLTVMTDGSAIEVATVGNEGMVGLPVFLGAEKVPGECFIQVCGSGLRMRVDAFKTHVTVTSPLYDILQRYTQALFNQIAQSAACNRLHSIEQRMCRWLLMTADRVETDTFAMTQEFLSKMLGVNRSTVSLTASILQRAGLIEYVRGQMTILDRSGVEDITCECYQVVRGEFKRLLNGN; encoded by the coding sequence GTGAAAAACCAACTTCTAGCTGCCCTACCATCTGAGGAATACTCTCGTCTTGTTGCTTATATGGAGGTTGTCCCCCTAGAGTTAAAGCAAGAACTTTATTTACGTAACCAACCAATTAAGTACGTCTATTTCCTCAACTATGGCGTAGCCTCTATGCTCACCGTTATGACGGATGGTTCGGCAATCGAAGTGGCTACGGTGGGCAATGAAGGAATGGTGGGTCTTCCAGTATTCCTGGGAGCCGAAAAAGTTCCAGGCGAGTGTTTTATACAAGTCTGTGGCTCTGGCTTGAGGATGAGAGTAGATGCATTTAAAACTCATGTCACCGTAACTAGTCCGTTGTACGATATACTACAAAGATACACGCAAGCGCTGTTTAATCAAATCGCCCAATCAGCTGCGTGTAACCGCCTGCACTCAATAGAACAGCGAATGTGCCGTTGGCTGCTGATGACCGCTGATCGAGTAGAGACAGACACTTTTGCAATGACTCAAGAATTTCTCAGCAAAATGCTAGGTGTGAATCGCTCCACTGTTAGCCTTACTGCTTCTATTCTTCAAAGGGCGGGGCTAATCGAATATGTTCGCGGACAAATGACTATCCTTGACCGCTCAGGTGTAGAAGATATCACCTGCGAGTGTTACCAAGTTGTCAGAGGGGAGTTTAAGCGTTTGCTTAACGGCAATTAA
- a CDS encoding GNAT family N-acetyltransferase, producing MIIREYKLSDTKLIMKLFYNTVHEINICDYTQEQVDAWAPENMDYEVWHKRLQAKLPYIAENNSEIVGFAELEADGHIDCFYCHSKYQGKGIGSKLLIHIESTAKLQGIQRLYTEASITAKPFFAKRRFSVVREQQVERRGVWFQNYVMEKYL from the coding sequence ATGATTATTAGAGAATATAAGCTGTCTGATACTAAGCTAATCATGAAGCTATTTTATAATACAGTTCATGAAATCAATATTTGCGATTACACTCAAGAACAAGTTGATGCTTGGGCACCCGAAAATATGGATTATGAAGTTTGGCACAAAAGATTACAAGCCAAGCTTCCTTACATTGCAGAAAATAATAGTGAGATAGTTGGGTTCGCAGAATTAGAAGCTGATGGTCACATTGATTGTTTTTATTGTCATAGTAAATACCAAGGGAAAGGGATTGGTTCAAAACTCTTAATTCATATAGAAAGTACTGCGAAATTACAAGGGATTCAACGACTATATACAGAAGCAAGTATTACTGCAAAGCCATTTTTTGCAAAGAGGAGATTTAGCGTAGTCAGAGAACAGCAAGTAGAACGGCGGGGAGTTTGGTTTCAAAACTATGTAATGGAAAAATATTTGTGA
- a CDS encoding chemotaxis protein CheB, translating to MALQQRHRILSHFPNIAYNIVAIGASAGGQKPIIQILSAIPADFPAAIIIVQHMNPVYPSRLAHILSRHTALRVEQAKSGEIVRPGTIYTYVPNQHLVVGANGQLSLLESPKMNFVRPSVDKLFMSVGLNYRMRAIAVVLSGFGRDGALGVMAIKKYGGMTIAQDESTSEYFDMPKAAIDTGKVDFVLTPEAIAKSLCSLVMTELVA from the coding sequence ATGGCGTTACAACAACGGCACCGAATTCTGTCACACTTCCCCAATATTGCTTATAACATAGTGGCGATCGGAGCTTCTGCGGGCGGGCAAAAGCCAATCATCCAAATTTTGTCGGCAATACCCGCAGATTTCCCAGCAGCGATTATTATAGTTCAGCACATGAATCCTGTCTACCCTAGTCGTCTGGCACATATCCTCAGCCGCCACACAGCATTGCGGGTAGAACAGGCAAAATCAGGCGAAATAGTGCGTCCAGGGACAATTTACACTTATGTTCCAAATCAGCACTTAGTAGTCGGTGCTAACGGTCAGCTGTCTCTATTAGAGTCGCCAAAGATGAACTTTGTTCGTCCCTCAGTGGATAAACTATTCATGTCGGTAGGACTTAATTACAGAATGCGGGCGATCGCTGTTGTCCTAAGTGGGTTTGGCAGAGATGGTGCTTTAGGAGTGATGGCAATCAAAAAGTATGGCGGCATGACGATTGCTCAAGATGAAAGTACTTCGGAGTACTTCGATATGCCAAAAGCTGCTATTGACACCGGGAAAGTAGATTTCGTTCTGACTCCAGAAGCGATTGCCAAGAGCTTGTGCAGCCTAGTAATGACGGAATTAGTAGCATAA
- the gloA2 gene encoding SMU1112c/YaeR family gloxylase I-like metalloprotein: MKTTGIHHVAIICSDYDRSKTFYVETLGFSIIQETFRAERNSYKLDLRVGENAQIELFSFPNPPERASKPEACGLRHLAFQVDDVEKTVFYLKSKGVEVENIRVDEITNKKFTFFKDPDNLPLEIYEN, from the coding sequence ATGAAAACTACTGGTATTCATCATGTAGCGATTATTTGTTCTGACTACGATCGCTCCAAAACATTTTATGTCGAAACTTTAGGCTTTTCGATTATTCAAGAAACTTTTCGCGCCGAAAGAAACTCTTATAAATTAGATTTACGAGTCGGAGAAAATGCTCAAATAGAGCTATTCTCTTTCCCAAATCCTCCAGAACGAGCTAGTAAACCAGAGGCTTGTGGTTTAAGACATCTTGCTTTTCAAGTTGATGATGTTGAGAAAACTGTTTTTTATTTAAAATCGAAAGGGGTAGAGGTAGAAAATATCAGAGTTGATGAAATTACAAATAAAAAATTTACTTTCTTTAAAGACCCTGATAATTTGCCATTAGAGATTTATGAAAATTAA
- a CDS encoding type II toxin-antitoxin system VapC family toxin, with the protein MSYLIDTHILLWWLFDDPKLHTDCRDIIRNPDHRIIVSSASAWEIATKYRMGKLPEAKQLVEQYSQILHQANLSNLPSPQHMRSEQEAYRSPTEIPLIA; encoded by the coding sequence ATGAGCTACCTCATCGACACTCATATTCTACTGTGGTGGCTCTTTGACGATCCAAAACTCCACACTGACTGCCGAGACATCATTCGCAACCCAGATCATCGGATTATTGTCAGCAGTGCTTCTGCTTGGGAAATTGCCACCAAATACCGTATGGGTAAACTACCCGAAGCCAAACAACTTGTTGAACAATATTCACAGATATTGCATCAGGCTAATTTATCGAACTTGCCATCACCACAACACATGCGCTCAGAGCAGGAAGCCTACCGATCGCCCACCGAGATCCCTTTGATCGCATGA